GAATCACACCATCCTCCGAGAACATCCCTGTTGTTACACTGCAGCAATGTGGAGAATCTTTAGATATGGGCACTCATATACCAGCCGAAACAAAAATGATGTAGGCATTGCGTGATCACACAAGCATTAGCATTTGAATGACTATCACATCACCTGTAGCCTAGTTGGTATCGAACAATGACATCATAAAAAGGTCTATGGTGTTGTTCAGATATCCAACAGCTAGGCCTAGGTTTTGCATTTTAACTTATAGATTGGGGCTATATGGATATTCAAATTTTGGGCACTCAATATTCAGAAGAAGCATATACTCCTATAAGAAACCTGTAGGCTTGTTTTTCTTGGGATGAAAGATCAAACCTTGCCAAATCCTAGCCAGTTGGAGTCCCCTCTAAATGAAAAcaccttcttattttctttccagtTTCCACAAAAGACCTGCAAtaatatttttgtcattttaattgtgtgtgtgtgtgtgtgtgtgtgtgagagagagagagagagagagagagagagaactgacAGGTAGGATTGAAGAAGAATCAGTACAGAAGCAATACAAATTCTTATAAATTGAGAAAGAAAACTAACAAATTAAACAGACACAGGTTACCTAAACTCAAACTTACATAAACTTAGCTTCACATCAGAAACTGAACCGAATGGATAAATATAGAAactcaattttcaaaaaaatcacCTCATGGTCAACACCTTGTATGTAGATATGACCTGAGTCATGTGATGAGAAGGCAAGTCCTGTTATCTGCATTATCAATAAGATAGATGTTATCCTCTGTCTAAAGTCTAAACACATTGGGGATATCAGAACCACCAGGTGTAAAACTATATAAGATTATCTGTAGTCCTGTGCAACAAACGGAAAATCAACCATTGATAACCACAATACCAGGACATGTCAAACACAAACAGAAGTCTGTACCAATCCCACTCAATTGAACCATACGCTTGATACAAAGAATGAAACAAATCAAATCTCAATGGATGTAGAATTTTCCACTTGATCCAGCAATATAATCAAGCCAAACAAGAGGAAACATCCCGTTGGTGtcgaattttctttttcaactaAGAGAAGAATCAACTTGTTAAAGGAAATTGGAGAAAACCATGTTACTTCTGCATAAAACCTTATACAAATAACCTAACTAACCCACTCGAGCTCCACTTCATTATTGGGAGTTGTCAATTTGATGGAGCGGTTCTTCGGATAATATTAATTATGATCTAAGCTTCTAAAATGTAAAAGATTTAGTGCTTTGACTCGAGctaattaaattcaaattatGACTACAAAATATAATATAGCACTGGGAAGTCATTATTGACTGCTATCTTTCATTTGCCTGATAAACTGTGCAACTATCGACTTCCCTCCTTATACTGCATGAGGAAAGCTACCAATTAAAAGCCGTCAAGAAAAGATTAATTAGGGATAATATAAATTATTTCAGACAGTAGCCCACCTCATATTTTGAGCAGTTATTCCACCTTGACAAAGGAGACCATCTGCACTCAGGATTTCAGACACTAACTCAAGTCAGCTTGTCAGTGACCAACAGAAACTGCCACATGCCAGAAATAACTGGTGGTGCCAGGAACCTTTTCCCGTGTAAGAATAATAATACATCTATGAATTTTGTAACtacacacaaaaaaagaaaaagaaaaagaaaaaaggacgAATACCAAAACCATTATGATCGTCATATCCATTACTACTAGTTGCAATAAAATCGGAGACATATCAGATTGAATAAATTAATGTTGTCTCTGTATTCAATCCATATCAGAACAGAAATATCATAAGCAGATCAGATCTCAATCAAATTGGATTGGAGGACAACTGAATCCTCCTTAGATGAGATATGGATCAACTTCACATCGAGGTTAATTTGATTTTTCCAACAGCCTTTGTTTGATATAATTATGTGGTAACCAACCTGCGAGGGTCATAGATGGTGACAGTGCGATCAGCTCCGCCAACTGCAATTAACCCGTCTGAAGAACTGCAAACGGCATAGAAGATATCTCCAAGAGAACCGCAGATTCGTTGTACACAACCACCATTCTCTTTAACTCTCAAGTCCCATATTGTCAGCTGCAATAATTCAAAAATGTGAAGCAGACAGTATGGCAGAAAGGCCACAAGCTTAAGAACGATGATAATTTCATCAAGTAATCTCTAAGTAAATAATCCAATACTCATACCTGACAGCCCTCTGCAACAGCTAATACAGAATTCCCATCCCCAGAAAATGAACTTTGTAAGAAACTTAATGAAGATGGATACCACAGGCTGCGACAAAGCAATGCCAGTTCAAAGGAAACATCTAATTACAATTAGAAACAAGATATATCTAAATTACACTTCCAAGGACAGGCTGTTATCCAACCTTAAATAGCTTGATTTTGTTAAATCAGTTTAGGCTATTATCTTTGACAGCCATCAAGCATCAAAGTACCTCTCTTTTGATCTGATTGAAAGTTTTCCAACGAAACCAAGATTATGCAACTAAACAGTTTTAAACTTGAATGCTGATGACATGTTGCGGTTTGCAAATGGGAATTTCATGACACATTTCAAGTGCACAGTCAGAACTCAAAATAATAACCCCNNNNNNNNNNNNNNNNNNNNccccaccccaaaaaaaaaaaaaccatcaagaCAAAgtttaaagaaacaaaataaggtTGCCAATGGGCAGATATGATATATCGACATATTGGCATCCAATGATTAAATATCAATGAGTTGAACAATATTCAGATTAAAAATTAGTATAAAAGTTGGACCTGATGTCATGCTTAACCAAGGTATCAAAAAAAGTTTTTACCTTGGCGGATAAGAGAGTAGAGTCAAAGTCTAAGCCTAAGCTAGTCAAGAATTATCAACACTCAGGCTAGAAAATGATAATATTTGAGTTCTGGCCCGACTCTTTGGGAGGCCAGCCATAACTTATGGCAGGTGTGGCAGGTTTTGATACTGCAGCCCCAGGCAGGTTTGGGCTGGAGTTGTGTTTGGACACCCTGAATTTTATGGTTGATAAATCTCCCAGTACTTTTGTATCTCTGGTCCCAAGCCCACATAAAGTAGGGTTGGTGTGTTGGaccaaaaacaacaaaaaatgaaattgtaCAACTACGGACAATGAATATATATTAGACTTACGGAGATAAACTTCGGACATGAATATCTTGGTCATAAATATCAACACTTTTACAAAAGCTACGAGCCACAGCTACCTGGAGAGATGAAATTGTCAAGACCAGTTGTATAGCTTTGAGATTTGGAATATTAAGCATAATCCTAAATATAGTCAAGTTAACCAAAAAATCTTCTATAAACTACCAGGCAGACAAGTTTTATACTAACTCATAGTACACAGTGGAACATAATTGATGAAGTTCATGCCCACCCCCCAGCTTTTCTGTCTAGTTTTGCAATTACTGTGAAACCGCAATCAAGGAATATCGATTCCATCAGAAGTACATAAACTTTCTTATATTCTTTCTGTTTTTCAGTTTTCTGACAGATTATTATAGGGAAAAAGATGATTGGCAACAGAATACAACACCACGAAACCTAGAGACCTGGCCCAAATACAATATGAACAACACAACTTCCCACCCAGATTCAGCAGTACAGTACTACAAAATACCTCCAAGCCACATAAAAGATGAAGGGTGTTCTGATCTATTTTTACAGAATGCTCTTTCTTCTATGCACTCACCCGCAATCAATAAATGAGTCCAAAAATGCCATCCTCCCATAACAAAATCTATGCCCCCAACCAACATACCAAACATTTTCTGTTCAGTGGTATGAGAGAAATTCAGTTGTATCTTTGGACAGTAAAATCAATGAGGGAAGATCGTAGATCACTTCTTTAAATGCAGTGTCTTGATGGATTCCCGTTTCCTTTGCTTACCAAACTGCGAACAAATGCACACCTCATGGCCCTATCTACCAAGAAATGTTTGGGTATAATTTGGTAGGATTTTCAAGAATTTTCAAATATGTGTAAACATTTTTGCATATTATTCATGTAAACTAAATGTTTTCACACAAACTATATGCTAAAACTGggaaaaacttttctttctcatttcttcctctccccccaccccccaaaaaaaaaataataataataatataagaaGCTAGAATAtgtacaaataaataaatcatgtaCCATGGACCACTGACTCGGACTGAAGCAGAGACCAGCCCAACTACCCTCGCCTACACCACAATCCCGTGGCAACACTGAATATGAAAGCCTGTCAACATCTGAAAAGATCAGTCAATAACTACTACAGCCAAGTGTCAGTATTTTGAGTCAATTCATTGGCATGCACAATTATTAAGACTCACATGCATACATAAGATTTTAACCACTGCACCATAGTCCAATTTCATAGCACAACACAAGCATTGACACAAACTGATTATGCCATTTAGGAGCTACTTATGGTGCACATATGTGGGGGAACATAGGCATTGCATACCTTGATCTACTGACAGATTTACGATAAACTAAGAGTCTACACAATGGTGTACGCCTGAATGTCCGATTCTTTTAAGTGACAAATGACAAGCCTACTCTTGAGCAGTCTACAACAGGTGCAGTGTTTtaaattcttttctattttctttccttgcatAAATCTTCATATTGACTCAATATTTAAGTGTTTCTATatattgatgtcaaccaaaagatccaaaaggggagaaaaaaatcaaacaataagAAAAGACAAAGCAAGAATGGACCAAGAGACAGACAACCTAGATGGACCCAAAAAGTTACAAAGGATAGAAAACCTAGAATCACCTCAACTTCAAGACAAGATGGAGAAATTAAATCGGATTGAGCTTCAGAGATTAATCATCAGTTACCAAAATACCATTAAAACCAAAAAGAAGTAAATTAAGAATAGAAATACCTTGGCCACTTGCATCTAGTTGAGATACAATAAGCTGACCATTAGAATCAACAGTCCCCAACTTAAAGTAGCCATGGCCTATATGTATTGcatcaaat
This genomic stretch from Macadamia integrifolia cultivar HAES 741 chromosome 2, SCU_Mint_v3, whole genome shotgun sequence harbors:
- the LOC122067384 gene encoding uncharacterized protein LOC122067384 isoform X2, which produces MLEAKSLRKVIIPPTLLQNPSPANLQSTRLAIHVKEDSSACWVYIASGCHVYKVEVSMEDCSVTKGKESLLIPIHAQIIHSSIVNCCPHRSEIQSLVLAETEYVDRLSYSVLPRDCGVGEGSWAGLCFSPSQWSMVAVARSFCKSVDIYDQDIHVRSLSPLWYPSSLSFLQSSFSGDGNSVLAVAEGCQLTIWDLRVKENGGCVQRICGSLGDIFYAVCSSSDGLIAVGGADRTVTIYDPRRWSPLSRWNNCSKYEITGLAFSSHDSGHIYIQGVDHEVFCGNWKENKKVFSFRGDSNWLGFGKCNNRDVLGGWCDSGSIFVANIFAKDHEVNMPE
- the LOC122067384 gene encoding uncharacterized protein LOC122067384 isoform X1, with product MLEAKSLRKVIIPPTLLQNPSPANLQSTRLAIHVKEDSSACWVYIASGCHVYKVEVSMEDCSVTKGKESLLIPIHAQIIHSSIVNCCPHRSEIQSLVLAETECHGYFKLGTVDSNGQLIVSQLDASGQDVDRLSYSVLPRDCGVGEGSWAGLCFSPSQWSMVAVARSFCKSVDIYDQDIHVRSLSPLWYPSSLSFLQSSFSGDGNSVLAVAEGCQLTIWDLRVKENGGCVQRICGSLGDIFYAVCSSSDGLIAVGGADRTVTIYDPRRWSPLSRWNNCSKYEITGLAFSSHDSGHIYIQGVDHEVFCGNWKENKKVFSFRGDSNWLGFGKCNNRDVLGGWCDSGSIFVANIFAKDHEVNMPE